Proteins from one Leptonema illini DSM 21528 genomic window:
- the greA gene encoding transcription elongation factor GreA, with protein MTNQTAESDVRSNPLYSKVVAQINEEKLIKDLTSYQLNRIKQMEELADEVSSSADESVRKVLAENLQENPRSVLSRLILGLDGLKAGNTDAEYLIVDLMKDFQKTARWPIVEAIAERILKDNAEHRAALHSMVEAVERLRGKKEVRPYLEKLASMDEQNPDPDVARRYGMLILEDDADRAGHYLKQAAESYARLRDYAKLEEIWSTLVDRFSDDIPFFEKIERILSGYREKTRIAAYFASLVEVYRQLEDWDTVILLLKKILIHEPSSNKARSDLVRAYKQKYGGHSLLNEFLRISEITNVKKPVNTCIASFERNIVFDTGNFVYHRTRGVGKIASIDPTAIVIDFKGNEGQKMTLEMAISSLQPMEPSHIWVKWFTNPDEVTDLFQNDIRGFFRLLLESYNHKIVLADIKSEVIDRLGFLKAKDWSSWWNKTRTTLKKDSLFGFNPQKRDELILHKQEISYNDELDDRFHKTKDWNKKLEIALEALREPESANAATSCAQFFYEEERKTRDPAMRFQCFFYLAKYRSRYPDGRIQSRHSDADLIEILKASDIPAILRISESIDHLEFKERLVQLLIKGRPDFAEILKQLLFETPIKAHRYILNELNHRNETEILRSFVQAAFRRYQDYPEVFLWAARSILAGQWNHPWMEMNREDTMLQMFRLLKPLSRIEEKGNRLKNQLLRDIFGTTNIVADDLMGTPLEEIVKTAQPASLRRMSALFREVPYVPDAHKDNFDAFLSTVRPDFTSARDEIDEEIEERPVDLLPPADVILVSPAGLEKLRNHFNHLVNVELPENSRDIGAAQEKGDLRENAEYKAALERQSSLQAEITRVDAELKKAKIIESTSIRTDIVTIGSKVSVTDGKGEKLIYSILGPWDADTDKGVISYVSPLGKSLIGKSVGDTATLEGGQSFKIDRIEKGL; from the coding sequence ATGACCAACCAGACGGCCGAATCTGACGTACGCTCCAATCCACTCTATTCGAAGGTCGTCGCCCAGATCAATGAAGAGAAGCTGATCAAGGATCTTACCTCCTATCAGCTCAATCGCATCAAGCAGATGGAGGAGCTCGCCGACGAGGTTTCGAGCTCAGCCGATGAATCTGTTCGTAAGGTTCTGGCCGAAAATCTTCAGGAAAATCCGCGTTCCGTCCTGTCACGTCTGATCCTCGGCCTTGACGGATTGAAAGCCGGCAATACCGACGCCGAATACCTTATCGTCGATCTGATGAAAGACTTCCAGAAGACGGCGCGCTGGCCAATCGTAGAAGCAATCGCTGAACGTATTCTTAAAGATAACGCCGAGCATCGCGCAGCGCTTCATTCCATGGTGGAGGCCGTCGAGCGCCTTCGCGGAAAAAAAGAAGTTCGCCCCTATCTTGAAAAGCTCGCTTCGATGGACGAGCAGAACCCCGATCCCGACGTCGCCCGCCGTTACGGCATGCTCATTCTTGAAGACGACGCCGATCGCGCCGGTCATTATCTCAAACAGGCCGCTGAAAGCTATGCCCGTCTTCGTGACTACGCCAAACTCGAAGAGATCTGGAGCACGCTTGTCGATCGATTCTCTGACGACATCCCGTTCTTCGAAAAGATAGAGCGCATCCTTTCGGGCTACCGTGAAAAGACGCGCATCGCCGCCTACTTCGCCAGCCTGGTCGAGGTCTATCGCCAGCTTGAAGACTGGGATACGGTGATCCTGCTTCTTAAAAAGATCCTGATTCACGAGCCCTCTTCAAATAAAGCGCGATCCGATCTGGTCCGCGCCTACAAGCAGAAGTACGGCGGACATTCGCTTCTCAATGAGTTCCTGCGTATCTCTGAAATCACGAATGTGAAGAAGCCGGTGAATACATGTATCGCCTCCTTCGAGCGTAACATCGTATTCGATACGGGTAACTTCGTTTATCACCGCACGCGCGGCGTCGGCAAGATCGCAAGCATCGATCCGACGGCCATCGTCATCGACTTCAAAGGCAACGAAGGCCAGAAGATGACGCTTGAGATGGCCATCTCAAGCCTGCAGCCGATGGAGCCCTCGCATATCTGGGTGAAGTGGTTCACGAACCCAGACGAGGTGACCGATCTTTTTCAAAACGACATTCGCGGATTCTTTCGCCTTCTGCTTGAGTCGTATAACCATAAGATCGTTCTCGCCGACATCAAATCCGAAGTTATCGATCGCCTGGGATTTCTCAAAGCGAAAGACTGGTCGAGCTGGTGGAACAAAACGCGCACAACTCTCAAAAAGGATTCGCTGTTTGGGTTCAATCCGCAGAAACGCGACGAGCTCATTCTGCACAAGCAGGAAATCTCGTATAACGACGAACTCGACGACCGCTTCCACAAGACGAAAGACTGGAACAAGAAACTTGAGATCGCCCTCGAAGCGCTTCGCGAGCCGGAATCGGCCAATGCCGCCACATCCTGCGCTCAGTTCTTCTACGAAGAGGAACGCAAGACGCGCGATCCGGCCATGCGCTTTCAGTGCTTCTTCTATCTTGCCAAGTACAGATCGCGTTATCCGGATGGACGCATTCAGAGCCGCCACTCCGACGCCGATCTGATCGAGATCCTCAAGGCCTCTGATATTCCGGCCATCCTGCGCATCAGCGAATCGATCGATCATCTCGAGTTCAAAGAACGCCTGGTGCAGCTTCTCATCAAAGGTCGCCCGGACTTCGCCGAGATCCTCAAGCAGCTACTATTCGAAACTCCGATCAAGGCGCATCGCTATATTCTGAACGAGCTGAACCATCGCAATGAAACCGAGATTCTGCGTTCTTTCGTTCAGGCCGCCTTCCGTCGTTATCAGGATTATCCCGAGGTCTTCCTGTGGGCGGCCCGATCCATTCTCGCCGGTCAGTGGAACCATCCGTGGATGGAGATGAATCGCGAAGATACGATGCTTCAGATGTTCCGCCTTCTGAAACCGCTCAGCCGCATCGAAGAGAAAGGCAACCGACTCAAGAACCAGCTGCTTCGCGACATCTTCGGCACGACGAACATCGTCGCCGACGATCTGATGGGCACGCCGCTGGAAGAGATCGTGAAAACGGCTCAGCCCGCCTCACTGCGACGCATGTCGGCCCTCTTTCGAGAAGTGCCCTACGTTCCCGACGCCCACAAGGATAACTTCGACGCCTTCTTGAGCACGGTGCGTCCGGATTTCACGTCCGCCCGCGACGAGATCGACGAAGAGATCGAAGAGCGTCCGGTGGACCTTCTTCCGCCTGCCGACGTTATTCTCGTTTCGCCTGCCGGTCTTGAGAAGCTGCGCAATCACTTCAATCATCTGGTGAACGTCGAGCTTCCCGAGAACTCCCGCGATATTGGAGCGGCCCAGGAAAAGGGTGACCTTAGAGAAAACGCCGAATACAAGGCGGCACTGGAGCGCCAATCAAGCCTGCAGGCCGAGATCACGCGTGTTGATGCTGAGCTGAAAAAGGCGAAGATCATCGAGTCCACGTCGATCCGCACCGATATCGTAACGATCGGCAGCAAGGTCTCGGTTACGGACGGCAAGGGCGAAAAGCTGATCTACAGCATTCTCGGCCCGTGGGATGCCGACACCGATAAAGGCGTTATCTCGTACGTCTCGCCGCTCGGCAAATCGCTCATCGGTAAATCGGTCGGCGATACGGCCACGCTTGAAGGCGGTCAGAGCTTTAAGATTGATCGCATTGAAAAGGGTCTCTGA
- a CDS encoding OmpP1/FadL family transporter, which yields MLSIPLILPASLHAFHGLFLPAYGARQAGLGGASLALGGSVMDLQNNPSGLALLDEGLFEAGIALNRASITYNDRTYFPGENVYFENHNRFNPVSPLPYMGYATPVGDRFAFGMALYAQGGGGAEIDGIYRRAAAETTSSGGVSPSAYVSEDLKFRFVHAKLTMGGAASFGRLRVGLAVDLSYGTNRLDRTLTVLPGVGAAIEENNPLSYIQAPGGFHYRSRPAYAPSGKIGFSYDFNESWSVSYAYTADSQLELDGMMRADSTDAMRQGSSRVERTLAWPDRHSAGIAYRGSAVTVAFDLHYIPWSRHFDRMTFQMDRPMVGTPLGPVSPALVWNLRWKDQVVGAIGLEYRVDNLAYRIGTSYGKTPIPAEGLSPFLGSTTEYHFSVGLGYTRGRGSLDVAFEYAPGRMIKGSPLSDWAISRQVQGAAFQFERSTSTKGLYIGMRYKI from the coding sequence ATGCTTTCCATTCCGCTAATCTTACCCGCATCGCTGCATGCCTTTCACGGGCTTTTTTTGCCGGCCTACGGGGCGCGACAGGCAGGATTGGGTGGCGCCTCGCTGGCGCTGGGCGGCTCGGTGATGGATCTGCAGAACAATCCGTCGGGCCTGGCCTTGCTCGATGAGGGGCTGTTTGAGGCCGGAATCGCCCTCAATCGAGCGTCGATCACGTATAATGACCGCACCTACTTTCCTGGTGAGAACGTCTATTTCGAGAACCACAACCGATTTAACCCCGTCTCTCCGCTGCCCTACATGGGCTATGCGACTCCGGTCGGCGATCGCTTCGCCTTTGGTATGGCGCTGTATGCTCAGGGAGGCGGAGGCGCTGAGATCGACGGCATCTACCGTCGGGCCGCTGCAGAGACGACCTCAAGCGGAGGCGTGAGTCCGTCGGCCTATGTATCTGAAGATCTGAAATTCCGTTTCGTGCATGCGAAGCTTACGATGGGTGGGGCCGCCTCCTTTGGACGTCTTCGCGTCGGTCTTGCCGTCGATCTCTCGTACGGGACGAATCGTCTGGATCGCACGCTTACCGTGCTTCCGGGTGTCGGTGCCGCAATAGAAGAGAATAATCCGCTGAGCTATATCCAGGCTCCGGGAGGCTTTCATTATCGCAGTCGTCCGGCTTATGCGCCATCCGGCAAGATAGGATTCAGCTACGACTTCAATGAAAGCTGGTCTGTTTCGTATGCCTATACGGCCGATTCGCAGCTTGAGCTGGACGGCATGATGCGCGCCGATTCGACCGACGCTATGCGCCAGGGAAGCTCTCGCGTCGAACGCACACTTGCCTGGCCCGATCGTCATAGCGCCGGCATCGCCTATAGAGGCAGCGCCGTTACCGTCGCCTTTGATCTGCATTATATACCGTGGTCGCGACATTTTGATCGCATGACCTTCCAGATGGATCGACCGATGGTCGGCACTCCGCTCGGGCCGGTGTCTCCGGCGTTAGTCTGGAACCTTCGCTGGAAAGACCAGGTCGTTGGGGCTATCGGCCTGGAATACCGGGTGGACAATCTCGCGTATCGAATCGGAACAAGCTACGGTAAGACGCCCATCCCCGCCGAAGGGTTAAGCCCGTTTCTCGGATCGACGACCGAGTATCATTTTTCTGTCGGATTGGGTTATACGCGAGGGCGGGGATCGTTAGATGTCGCCTTTGAATACGCCCCTGGCCGGATGATTAAAGGATCGCCTTTATCTGACTGGGCGATCTCGCGTCAGGTACAGGGAGCGGCCTTTCAGTTTGAGAGAAGCACCTCTACGAAAGGGCTGTATATCGGAATGCGTTATAAGATATAA
- the purS gene encoding phosphoribosylformylglycinamidine synthase subunit PurS, which produces MFEARIYVTLKESVLDPQGQAVLGSLHHMGHKNVQDVRIGKYIEVKLNSANEAEARQEIESYCNGLLVNQVIETYRFDLLQGAAK; this is translated from the coding sequence ATGTTTGAAGCCCGCATTTATGTTACCCTTAAAGAATCCGTGCTTGACCCACAGGGACAGGCCGTGCTTGGCTCGCTGCACCACATGGGCCACAAGAACGTGCAGGACGTGCGCATCGGTAAATACATCGAGGTGAAGCTGAACAGCGCAAACGAGGCTGAGGCCCGCCAAGAGATCGAATCCTATTGCAACGGGCTGCTTGTGAATCAGGTCATCGAAACCTATCGCTTTGACCTCTTGCAGGGAGCGGCGAAGTGA
- the purQ gene encoding phosphoribosylformylglycinamidine synthase subunit PurQ yields the protein MSALRAGIVTFPGSNCDRDIHTVLRDFFDFKTDLLWHDRPIADERSYDLLVVPGGFSYGDYLRCGAIARFSPAMQSVVAHAQRGGAVLGICNGFQILCEARLLPGALIRNRGLLHLAKDVTLVAGNSPLFQDLKGQYRIPVSHSEGNFRADDETLKRLEGEGRVALRYLNNPNGSINDIAGILSENGRVLGMMPHPERATDQRNGKTDGRAILEAYLKTLAVAV from the coding sequence GTGAGCGCTCTCAGAGCGGGAATCGTCACCTTCCCCGGCTCTAACTGTGACCGCGACATCCATACGGTGCTGCGAGACTTCTTCGATTTCAAAACCGACCTGCTCTGGCACGATCGCCCCATTGCCGACGAACGCTCCTACGACCTGCTTGTCGTGCCGGGCGGATTCTCTTATGGGGATTATCTGCGTTGCGGCGCCATTGCACGCTTCTCGCCGGCCATGCAATCCGTCGTCGCTCATGCGCAGCGCGGCGGAGCCGTTCTCGGTATCTGCAACGGTTTTCAAATCCTCTGCGAAGCAAGACTTCTTCCCGGTGCGCTGATCCGCAACAGAGGACTGCTGCATCTTGCGAAAGATGTGACGCTTGTGGCAGGCAACAGCCCTCTTTTTCAAGACCTGAAAGGCCAGTATCGAATCCCCGTCTCTCACTCCGAGGGAAACTTTCGCGCCGACGACGAGACGCTCAAGCGACTTGAAGGCGAAGGCCGCGTCGCCCTGCGCTATCTGAATAACCCTAACGGCTCCATCAACGATATCGCCGGAATCCTTTCTGAAAACGGACGCGTTCTCGGTATGATGCCTCATCCGGAGCGAGCGACCGATCAGCGTAACGGCAAGACGGACGGACGGGCGATTCTTGAAGCCTACCTGAAAACGTTAGCCGTCGCCGTCTGA
- the nadE gene encoding NAD(+) synthase, which yields MPDLSLSLITVNQTPLDLRGNLERIKNAVRLAGDERQVICFPELSLTGYGCEDAFYMPYLVDGALKALLTLAKDTARLDALIVVGLPFRQNGLLYNCMALLHRGRVVALIPKQHLAGEGLHYEPRWFRAFQSAKGEFIASEETALDGAYFGPAVIEYGDLRLGVEICEDAWVAGRPAIALAGASVDLILNPAASHFGFGKYDIRKSIVEASSREYHCLYATVNLLGNEAGRSIYDGSRIAASGGTILHESHRFSFQDACISQLTVSLSGMRQRRQRIYSRKEEMPDDGGALPVIKIDRSSSAPGFGRDASFARSEDASRRSSSIPGYTIEIKTIIDDTQPSRQGEAIDTDAVRFNEFLHAETLGLYDYMRKTASRGYTISLSGGADSAACALLVERMIRRGTSELGDHFFVKAGLPVSSPGEATKAMLHTIYQATAQSSETTESAAAEVAAALGTNHHRIDIQDMVDRSRGLVEGVLERPLTWQTDDLALQNIQARARSPLVWMIANTTGSILIATGNRSESSVGYCTMDGDTSGGLAPIAGIDKAFLLRWLKHMEETGDEFGPIPSLSYINAQQPTAELRPLEAKQTDEKDLMPYALLERIERLALQDLMPPSGILSMLLAEKEAGQARWTTAAEHFTPDELKQAVSRFFQLWRSSQWKRERFAVSFHIDTYNVDPRSYLRFPVLSAKIEEDAGKNII from the coding sequence ATGCCTGATCTGTCGCTCAGCCTGATCACGGTCAACCAGACTCCACTTGATCTGCGCGGCAATCTGGAGCGTATAAAGAACGCCGTCAGGCTTGCCGGCGACGAGCGTCAGGTGATCTGCTTTCCCGAACTCTCCCTTACCGGATACGGCTGCGAAGACGCCTTTTACATGCCCTATCTGGTCGACGGCGCCCTGAAGGCATTGTTAACGCTTGCAAAAGATACGGCCCGTCTCGATGCATTGATTGTGGTCGGCCTTCCCTTTCGGCAGAACGGACTTCTGTATAACTGCATGGCCCTGCTTCATCGCGGTCGTGTGGTGGCGCTGATCCCCAAACAGCATCTTGCCGGCGAGGGGCTGCATTATGAGCCGCGCTGGTTTCGCGCCTTTCAATCGGCAAAGGGAGAATTCATCGCCTCAGAAGAGACGGCGCTCGACGGAGCTTATTTCGGGCCGGCCGTTATTGAATACGGCGATCTGCGTCTCGGCGTCGAGATCTGTGAGGACGCCTGGGTTGCAGGCCGGCCGGCAATCGCGCTTGCCGGGGCTTCGGTCGATCTGATTCTGAATCCGGCGGCTTCTCATTTCGGCTTCGGCAAATACGACATCCGTAAATCTATCGTTGAAGCGTCTTCGCGCGAGTATCACTGCCTGTATGCGACCGTTAACCTTCTCGGTAACGAAGCAGGCCGGTCCATCTACGACGGTTCCCGCATTGCAGCGTCAGGCGGAACGATCTTGCATGAATCCCATCGCTTTTCGTTTCAGGATGCCTGTATCAGTCAGCTTACCGTATCGCTGAGCGGCATGCGGCAGCGCAGACAGCGTATCTATTCGCGAAAAGAAGAGATGCCCGACGATGGCGGCGCTCTACCCGTGATAAAGATTGATCGCTCATCAAGCGCTCCCGGCTTCGGCAGAGATGCTTCGTTCGCTCGATCAGAAGACGCCTCTCGCAGAAGTTCTTCTATTCCTGGTTATACAATCGAAATAAAGACGATTATCGACGACACGCAGCCATCGAGACAGGGCGAAGCGATCGATACCGATGCGGTTCGCTTTAACGAGTTCTTACACGCTGAAACGCTCGGCCTCTATGACTATATGCGCAAGACGGCTTCGCGCGGTTATACGATCTCGCTTTCGGGCGGAGCCGATTCGGCAGCCTGTGCTCTGCTTGTCGAACGCATGATCCGCCGCGGAACGTCCGAGCTCGGCGATCATTTCTTTGTGAAAGCCGGCCTGCCCGTTTCTTCACCGGGAGAAGCGACGAAGGCGATGCTGCATACGATCTACCAGGCCACCGCGCAGAGTTCTGAGACGACAGAAAGCGCCGCCGCTGAGGTCGCCGCTGCGTTAGGCACAAACCATCATCGCATCGACATTCAGGATATGGTCGACCGATCAAGAGGTCTCGTCGAAGGCGTGCTTGAACGCCCCCTGACCTGGCAGACCGATGATCTCGCCTTACAGAATATCCAGGCACGGGCTCGCAGCCCTCTTGTCTGGATGATCGCCAATACGACGGGCAGCATCCTGATCGCCACCGGAAACCGCAGCGAAAGCTCCGTCGGTTACTGCACGATGGACGGCGATACGTCAGGCGGACTCGCTCCCATCGCCGGCATCGATAAGGCATTCCTGCTGCGCTGGCTCAAACATATGGAAGAAACCGGCGATGAATTCGGACCGATCCCCTCGCTTTCGTATATCAATGCACAGCAACCGACCGCCGAGCTGCGACCGCTTGAGGCGAAGCAGACCGACGAAAAGGATCTGATGCCCTATGCTCTACTCGAACGTATCGAACGCCTGGCCCTTCAGGATCTCATGCCGCCATCGGGTATTCTGAGCATGCTGCTTGCCGAAAAAGAGGCCGGCCAGGCTCGCTGGACGACGGCGGCGGAACATTTCACCCCTGACGAATTAAAGCAGGCCGTTTCGCGCTTCTTTCAACTCTGGAGAAGCAGTCAATGGAAGCGAGAGCGATTCGCCGTTTCGTTTCACATCGATACGTATAACGTCGATCCGCGCAGTTACCTGCGTTTTCCCGTGCTCAGCGCAAAAATAGAAGAGGATGCCGGTAAAAACATTATATGA
- a CDS encoding MBOAT family O-acyltransferase translates to MIFNSLSFLLFFLIVLAGYWTMQAFRWRLRGQNALLLVASYIFYGSWDWIFLGLVLFSTLWNYFFSLWIEHTENERLRRRQLIVSLIGNFALLGFFKYFNFFSGELFLLLKAVGIAPEGGSQFIIANLILPVGISFFTFQASAYTIDVYRRRIGAEKNLPDFALFVVYFPQLVAGPIERAEDLLTALKKERSIDIELAEKAVWNLLHGFFMKVVIADNLAPLVDGVFGNRAYYLSQPDFASEFGAGQILLTGFAFMIQIYCDFAGYSFIALGASQLLGIPLTRNFLQPFFATNPAEFWRRWHTTLIRWFTDYVYRPLGGSRVSKWMNLRNIMIVYLVSGLWHGANWTYIIWGGVSGLSVIAYRLLRSDDDEPGIAAGLAGLILNTLLISITGLIFRAYDMAQVFAFFQGAMQYWDHTGMNTSAYELSRYTPRVLEIIFPVLLLDGMSRLFKSDDWLVERALWVRVLVPVTIFFLIVLRGQFGKEVIYFAF, encoded by the coding sequence GTGATTTTTAACTCGCTCAGCTTTCTGTTATTTTTTCTTATCGTACTGGCCGGTTACTGGACAATGCAGGCGTTTCGATGGCGTTTGCGAGGTCAGAATGCTCTATTGCTCGTTGCCTCATACATATTCTACGGCTCCTGGGATTGGATCTTCCTCGGCCTTGTTCTCTTTTCGACCCTGTGGAACTATTTCTTCTCTTTATGGATTGAGCATACAGAGAACGAGCGACTTCGCCGCAGGCAACTGATCGTCTCGCTGATCGGCAATTTTGCGCTGCTCGGTTTCTTCAAGTATTTCAATTTCTTCTCCGGGGAACTCTTCCTGCTTTTGAAAGCGGTCGGCATTGCGCCTGAAGGCGGCAGTCAATTCATCATTGCCAATCTGATTTTACCTGTGGGCATCAGTTTCTTTACGTTTCAGGCCAGCGCCTATACGATAGACGTCTACCGTCGTCGCATCGGCGCCGAGAAGAATCTTCCCGATTTCGCTCTTTTTGTCGTGTATTTTCCTCAGCTTGTCGCCGGCCCGATCGAACGGGCCGAGGATCTTCTCACCGCTCTCAAGAAAGAGCGTTCGATCGATATCGAACTTGCAGAGAAGGCCGTCTGGAATCTTCTTCACGGCTTCTTCATGAAAGTTGTCATCGCCGACAATCTTGCTCCGCTCGTCGACGGGGTTTTTGGCAACAGAGCGTATTACTTGAGTCAGCCCGATTTTGCTTCGGAGTTCGGCGCCGGTCAGATACTGCTTACGGGATTTGCCTTCATGATTCAGATCTACTGCGACTTCGCCGGCTACTCGTTCATTGCTCTCGGCGCCTCACAGCTGCTCGGCATCCCACTCACGCGCAACTTCTTACAGCCTTTCTTTGCGACGAACCCCGCCGAGTTCTGGCGACGCTGGCATACGACGTTGATCCGCTGGTTTACCGATTATGTGTACCGACCTCTTGGCGGCAGTCGCGTTTCGAAATGGATGAATCTTCGCAATATCATGATAGTCTATCTCGTCTCTGGATTGTGGCACGGTGCAAACTGGACCTATATCATCTGGGGCGGAGTAAGCGGACTTTCCGTCATCGCCTATCGTCTGCTTCGATCCGATGATGACGAGCCCGGTATCGCCGCCGGATTGGCCGGCCTTATTCTCAATACGCTTCTCATCTCAATTACCGGCTTGATCTTCAGGGCCTATGATATGGCGCAGGTATTCGCCTTCTTTCAGGGAGCCATGCAGTACTGGGATCATACCGGCATGAACACAAGCGCCTACGAGCTCAGCCGCTACACGCCGCGAGTTCTGGAGATCATTTTCCCCGTCCTGTTGCTCGACGGCATGAGTCGACTTTTCAAGTCAGACGACTGGTTAGTCGAGCGCGCGCTCTGGGTACGTGTGCTTGTTCCCGTTACCATCTTCTTTCTCATCGTTCTACGCGGGCAATTCGGCAAAGAGGTGATTTACTTTGCGTTCTGA
- a CDS encoding DMT family protein, whose product MTSILLLIASNSFMTLAWYGHLKFKEYGRLADLGLWAVILISWGIALFEYMLQVPANRIGYTGYGGPFTLVQLKVLQEAITLSVFVGFSVIFFKDQYFTTNHLIGFVFLILAVYFIFRR is encoded by the coding sequence CTGACCTCCATCCTTCTTCTTATCGCGTCGAACTCTTTCATGACGCTTGCCTGGTACGGGCATCTTAAATTCAAAGAGTACGGACGTCTGGCCGATCTCGGTCTCTGGGCCGTGATACTTATCAGCTGGGGCATCGCCCTTTTTGAGTATATGCTGCAGGTGCCGGCCAACCGCATCGGTTATACGGGCTACGGCGGGCCGTTTACGCTTGTTCAGTTAAAGGTACTTCAGGAGGCGATCACGCTTTCCGTTTTTGTCGGGTTCAGCGTCATCTTTTTCAAGGATCAGTACTTCACGACCAATCACCTGATCGGATTCGTCTTTCTCATACTGGCCGTTTATTTCATCTTTCGCCGCTGA
- a CDS encoding RNA polymerase sigma factor, translating into MSPDEQKILLERIGRGETRAFVELVQPFRERLFRKACSMLGSPDDAEDALQDALLTSFRGIDRFRGEASIYTWLYRILVNRCTDVLRKRSTDQVDYVDPSTFDVEDLSDLQKNHELSDHTAYLIQQIRSLDARFRELLWMRYFDELSYEEIARVKNLKVGTVKSRLFKARELLKRRIFQDEKGRNLLGS; encoded by the coding sequence ATGAGTCCGGATGAGCAGAAAATCCTGCTGGAGCGTATCGGCCGGGGCGAAACGCGGGCCTTTGTAGAGCTCGTGCAGCCTTTTCGTGAGCGGCTCTTTCGCAAGGCATGCTCCATGCTTGGCTCGCCCGATGACGCCGAAGACGCCTTACAGGACGCTCTTCTTACCTCGTTTCGCGGAATCGATCGCTTTCGCGGCGAGGCAAGTATTTATACATGGCTGTATAGAATCCTTGTGAACCGTTGTACCGACGTTTTGCGCAAGCGATCGACCGATCAGGTCGACTATGTGGATCCGTCGACCTTCGATGTAGAAGATCTTTCTGATCTTCAGAAAAATCATGAACTTTCCGATCATACGGCCTATCTAATCCAACAGATTCGGTCGCTGGATGCACGCTTCCGTGAACTGCTCTGGATGAGATACTTCGACGAACTTTCTTACGAAGAGATCGCACGTGTGAAGAATTTGAAGGTCGGTACCGTGAAGAGTCGCTTGTTTAAGGCAAGAGAGCTTCTTAAAAGGCGCATCTTTCAGGACGAAAAAGGGAGAAATCTGCTTGGATCGTGA